A genome region from Candidatus Methylacidiphilales bacterium includes the following:
- a CDS encoding outer membrane beta-barrel protein, which translates to MNKMITGFFAAVVIASPAFADVGAPAPTAKDLEKVVEKVNYVETAKEGVKLSGYVDAGYTYNFQGARVGGNAVDDKARGDFNLNAVKLTLEKPLSSANEFQAGFRADIKVGEDSTLLATPKVLADIPDGFESNDTGTSDNFSLDQAYVIIRAPIGNGLDITVGKFASLLGYEVDDRPANLNITYGYDWFFTTTHQTGVKLFYPVNDTIELQAAISNGSGLDTQGLDTRSDGYGYNFTINVKNSGGNANIFNGVYVSNTAEDGIGSGAYLWNIWGNWAPKFANDKLLLGFSSNLNVNGQDGEGDDITVWTGSLYAKYQVTDIFSLAGRASYLSTVDGENFGFAAAAGDAYSWTGTAGFDLLENLLLRAEYRTDFTTGLDNGTESESDDFAQTISLQAVYTF; encoded by the coding sequence ATGAATAAGATGATCACCGGTTTCTTCGCCGCTGTCGTGATCGCCTCGCCCGCTTTCGCGGACGTCGGCGCTCCCGCCCCCACGGCCAAGGACCTCGAGAAAGTCGTCGAAAAAGTCAACTACGTTGAGACCGCCAAAGAAGGCGTCAAGCTCAGCGGTTACGTTGATGCCGGTTACACCTACAACTTCCAAGGCGCTCGCGTCGGTGGAAACGCAGTGGACGACAAAGCCCGCGGCGATTTCAACCTCAACGCGGTCAAGTTGACCCTGGAAAAGCCCCTCAGCAGCGCCAACGAGTTCCAAGCCGGTTTCCGCGCCGACATCAAAGTCGGTGAAGATTCCACCTTGCTCGCGACGCCTAAAGTCTTGGCTGACATCCCCGATGGCTTTGAAAGCAATGACACGGGTACCTCGGACAACTTCTCGCTTGACCAAGCGTATGTCATCATCCGCGCCCCCATCGGCAACGGACTCGACATCACGGTTGGTAAGTTCGCCAGCCTTCTCGGCTACGAAGTTGACGATCGTCCGGCAAACCTGAACATCACCTACGGTTACGACTGGTTCTTCACCACCACACACCAGACCGGCGTCAAGCTGTTCTACCCGGTGAATGACACCATCGAACTGCAGGCTGCCATCAGCAACGGTTCCGGTCTCGACACCCAGGGCCTCGACACCAGATCCGACGGCTACGGCTACAACTTCACCATCAACGTGAAGAACAGCGGTGGCAACGCCAACATCTTCAACGGTGTGTACGTCAGCAACACGGCCGAAGACGGCATTGGTTCCGGCGCTTATCTCTGGAACATCTGGGGTAACTGGGCTCCGAAGTTTGCCAATGACAAGCTTCTGCTCGGCTTCAGCTCGAACCTGAATGTCAACGGGCAAGATGGCGAAGGCGATGACATCACCGTCTGGACCGGCTCCCTCTACGCGAAGTATCAAGTCACTGATATCTTCAGCTTGGCAGGTCGTGCCTCCTACCTCTCGACGGTTGACGGTGAAAACTTCGGTTTCGCCGCTGCTGCCGGCGATGCCTACTCCTGGACCGGCACTGCTGGTTTCGACTTGCTCGAAAACCTGCTGCTCCGTGCTGAGTACCGCACCGACTTCACCACTGGCCTCGACAATGGCACTGAAAGCGAATCCGACGATTTTGCTCAGACCATCTCCCTGCAGGCCGTTTACACCTTCTAA
- a CDS encoding U32 family peptidase, whose product MADRPELLAPAGDWECVRAAVANGADAVFFGLPRFNARLRADNFTEADLSQVVDFLHNHRKKAYVTLNTLVFTKELPDLEDTLLKLQEAGVDAIIVQDLGVARLARLVAPDVEVHASTQMTITSPEGARFAASLGVTRIVLARELSMREMARFRDPGCPPLEVFVHGALCVAYSGQCLTSESLGQRSANRGECAQACRLPYQLVVDGAVRDLGDKRYLLSPQDLAAVEHIPELIRLGVASFKIEGRLKSPEYVAAVCQVYRKAIDAALAASEDGGRTTEDRGNTVTDSDRYQLEMAFSRGLSSGWMHGVNHQELVHARYGKKRGAFLGLVESAGPDHLKLKTFACRLQPGDGLVIDTGGDTEHEQGGRVYEIRGTRLYFEHGKIRFPDIPIGSRVWKTDDPQLNKALRQTFSREIHLPANSIDVTVSGKMGQPLRLSCSGVTVTSQIPLQKAERRPLSEQTLRDQLGRLGGTPFSLGKLDLQLEPGLILPLSELNRLRRELVDQLPIPDPGHPRRPGQRVLQEKLSSIIRPPSSVHRSPALHVLCRTMEQLETAVRAQVPTVYLDFEDIRRYREAVVQARAWGASQIYLATPRIQKSAEEGFFRLIENAQPDGVLVRNLGGLEWFRERQIPFLADFSLNVANPLTAALLMEHGPERLTVSYDLNADQVRDLLVAAPATWFEITLHQHMPMFHMEHCVFAAFLSKGKDYTDCGRPCEKHDVRLRDRVGLLHPLKADVGCRNTVYHGKAQSGAAYAGAFMAQGVRDFRIELLDEDGPRVDRILDGYRKLLAGEVQAQDLLGDLHAASQLGVTSGTLTVLG is encoded by the coding sequence ATGGCCGACCGCCCCGAATTGCTCGCCCCCGCCGGGGACTGGGAGTGTGTGCGTGCCGCCGTGGCCAATGGGGCCGATGCCGTTTTTTTTGGACTGCCCCGGTTCAATGCCCGGCTGCGTGCGGACAATTTCACCGAAGCTGACCTCTCCCAGGTCGTCGATTTTCTCCACAACCACCGCAAAAAGGCCTACGTCACCCTCAACACTCTGGTCTTCACCAAGGAACTCCCGGATCTGGAGGACACCTTGCTGAAACTTCAGGAAGCCGGCGTCGATGCCATCATTGTCCAAGACTTGGGGGTGGCCCGGCTGGCCCGGCTGGTTGCACCCGACGTGGAAGTCCACGCCTCCACCCAGATGACCATCACCTCGCCGGAGGGCGCCCGTTTTGCGGCCTCCCTCGGTGTCACCCGCATCGTCCTGGCCCGTGAACTATCCATGCGGGAGATGGCCCGATTCCGCGACCCCGGATGCCCCCCTTTGGAGGTTTTCGTCCATGGGGCCCTCTGTGTGGCCTACTCGGGTCAGTGCCTGACCAGCGAGTCCTTGGGCCAGCGCAGCGCCAATCGCGGAGAATGCGCCCAGGCTTGCCGCCTGCCCTACCAATTGGTCGTGGACGGGGCAGTCAGGGATCTGGGCGACAAGCGCTACCTCCTCTCCCCGCAGGACCTGGCCGCGGTGGAACACATCCCCGAATTGATCCGCCTGGGAGTGGCCAGCTTCAAGATTGAGGGCCGGCTGAAGTCGCCGGAATACGTCGCCGCCGTCTGCCAGGTGTATCGGAAGGCCATTGATGCGGCACTGGCCGCATCGGAAGACGGAGGGCGGACGACGGAGGACCGCGGGAATACAGTCACGGATTCCGACCGCTATCAATTGGAGATGGCTTTTTCGCGCGGTCTCAGCAGTGGATGGATGCATGGGGTCAACCACCAGGAATTGGTCCACGCCCGCTACGGCAAGAAGCGCGGCGCCTTTCTCGGCTTGGTCGAGAGTGCGGGGCCCGACCACCTCAAACTCAAGACCTTCGCTTGCCGATTGCAGCCCGGAGACGGGTTGGTCATCGACACCGGGGGGGATACCGAGCACGAGCAGGGCGGGCGGGTTTATGAAATCCGTGGAACCCGGCTCTACTTCGAGCACGGCAAGATCCGCTTCCCCGACATTCCGATCGGGTCACGGGTCTGGAAGACCGACGATCCCCAACTCAACAAGGCCCTCCGCCAAACCTTCAGTCGCGAGATTCACCTTCCGGCAAATTCCATCGACGTCACGGTTTCTGGCAAAATGGGCCAGCCCCTCCGCTTGTCCTGTTCCGGTGTGACCGTTACCTCGCAAATTCCGTTGCAAAAAGCCGAGAGGCGCCCGCTGAGTGAACAAACCCTGCGCGACCAATTGGGAAGGCTCGGAGGCACCCCGTTTTCTCTGGGCAAACTGGACCTCCAACTGGAGCCCGGATTGATCCTGCCCCTGAGCGAATTGAACCGACTCCGTCGCGAATTGGTGGACCAGCTCCCGATCCCGGACCCCGGCCATCCACGCCGCCCGGGTCAAAGAGTCCTGCAAGAAAAGCTGTCCTCCATCATCCGCCCTCCGTCATCCGTGCATCGCTCTCCTGCGCTGCATGTCCTCTGTCGCACCATGGAGCAACTGGAAACCGCCGTGCGGGCTCAGGTTCCCACGGTTTACCTCGATTTCGAGGACATCCGTCGTTACCGCGAAGCCGTGGTCCAAGCACGGGCCTGGGGCGCATCGCAGATCTATCTGGCGACCCCCCGCATCCAGAAGTCAGCAGAAGAGGGGTTTTTCCGCTTGATCGAAAACGCCCAGCCGGACGGTGTCCTGGTGCGCAACCTGGGCGGCCTGGAATGGTTCCGTGAACGGCAGATCCCCTTTCTGGCGGATTTTTCCCTCAACGTGGCCAACCCGCTGACCGCGGCCCTGCTGATGGAACACGGCCCCGAGCGACTGACGGTTTCCTACGATCTGAATGCCGACCAGGTCCGCGATCTGCTGGTGGCGGCTCCGGCGACCTGGTTTGAAATCACCCTGCACCAGCACATGCCGATGTTCCACATGGAGCACTGCGTCTTTGCCGCCTTCCTGTCCAAGGGCAAGGATTACACCGACTGCGGTCGCCCCTGCGAAAAGCATGACGTGCGCCTGCGCGACCGGGTGGGCCTGCTGCACCCGCTGAAAGCCGATGTGGGCTGTCGCAACACCGTCTACCATGGCAAAGCCCAGAGCGGGGCCGCCTACGCGGGGGCGTTTATGGCCCAAGGGGTGCGGGACTTTCGTATTGAATTGCTGGACGAGGACGGGCCCCGGGTAGACCGCATCTTGGACGGATACCGAAAGCTGCTCGCGGGTGAAGTCCAAGCGCAGGATCTCTTGGGCGACCTCCATGCGGCGAGCCAGCTGGGTGTCACCAGCGGCACGCTCACCGTGCTGGGGTGA
- a CDS encoding YhjD/YihY/BrkB family envelope integrity protein, whose product MRITFFDRFGLIGTYAGALAFYFLLALVPLFILAATLVFHVLHIDIVPQLEEVLRTLLPASLEGTPNRVGKAVQMGTSRGWFTLGFISTLWATASFMNELARAIHQIFADRMDAAAGGWRRWIKSIGLMGVWCGAVVGVAVILLLGHSIRSGISTHWPVLATLASGGASLLRSSVTLLLLFVSVLLTYLLVPRHTPRFSAAAWGALGVSLCWIVMGTILGRALPVLWSGSPLPVAFGSFMVAMFWAYACCWVLLFGALLVARYGQSHP is encoded by the coding sequence ATGCGTATCACGTTTTTCGACCGATTCGGGCTCATCGGCACATATGCCGGCGCTTTGGCTTTCTATTTCCTCCTGGCCCTGGTGCCTCTCTTCATCCTCGCCGCCACGCTGGTCTTTCACGTGCTTCACATCGACATCGTGCCGCAATTGGAGGAAGTACTGCGCACGTTGTTGCCCGCCAGTCTCGAGGGCACCCCCAACCGGGTGGGCAAGGCTGTCCAGATGGGCACTTCGCGGGGTTGGTTCACACTGGGGTTTATCAGCACCCTTTGGGCCACCGCCAGTTTTATGAATGAACTGGCCAGGGCGATCCACCAGATCTTTGCCGACCGGATGGACGCCGCCGCCGGCGGATGGAGGCGCTGGATCAAATCCATCGGCCTGATGGGCGTCTGGTGCGGGGCCGTGGTCGGCGTAGCCGTGATTCTGCTCCTGGGCCACAGCATCCGCAGCGGCATCAGCACCCACTGGCCGGTTTTGGCGACTTTGGCCTCGGGCGGGGCCTCCCTGCTCCGCAGTTCCGTCACCCTGCTTCTGCTCTTCGTCTCGGTTCTCCTGACCTATTTGCTCGTGCCCCGCCACACACCCCGCTTCTCTGCGGCGGCCTGGGGGGCGCTCGGGGTGAGTTTGTGCTGGATTGTCATGGGGACGATTCTGGGGCGTGCCCTTCCCGTTCTCTGGAGCGGCAGCCCCCTTCCGGTGGCTTTCGGTTCCTTCATGGTGGCCATGTTCTGGGCCTACGCTTGCTGCTGGGTCCTGCTCTTCGGCGCGCTCCTCGTGGCCCGCTATGGCCAGTCTCATCCGTAA
- a CDS encoding ribonuclease H-like domain-containing protein has protein sequence MARNLVYFDLETQKSAQEVGGWDHIADMKMSIGVTYSTARGGYTIYHERDVDLLIQELQRADLVIGFNLLRFDYTVLMPYTLFDFSQVPTLDLMVDIESKIGHRIGLDAVAEASLGVNKTAVGTDALKWWKEGRLREIAEYCCYDVKVTKAVHEFGATHGKVFYESNKTRLKREVAVDWQI, from the coding sequence ATGGCCAGGAACCTCGTTTACTTCGACCTCGAAACCCAAAAGAGCGCCCAGGAGGTCGGTGGCTGGGACCACATCGCCGACATGAAGATGTCGATCGGCGTCACCTACAGCACAGCCCGCGGCGGCTACACCATCTATCATGAGCGCGACGTCGACCTGCTCATCCAGGAACTCCAACGCGCTGACCTGGTCATCGGGTTCAACCTCCTCCGCTTCGACTACACCGTCCTCATGCCTTACACCCTTTTTGACTTCTCCCAGGTGCCCACCCTCGACCTCATGGTCGACATCGAGTCCAAAATCGGCCACCGCATCGGGCTGGACGCCGTGGCCGAGGCTTCCCTGGGGGTCAACAAGACGGCCGTCGGCACCGACGCCCTGAAGTGGTGGAAGGAAGGCAGGCTGAGGGAGATCGCCGAATACTGCTGTTACGACGTCAAGGTGACGAAAGCCGTGCATGAGTTCGGCGCCACCCATGGCAAGGTCTTCTACGAGAGCAACAAAACCCGGCTGAAACGCGAAGTCGCCGTCGATTGGCAGATCTAA
- a CDS encoding deoxyribodipyrimidine photo-lyase, whose amino-acid sequence MKTALVWFRRDLRLEDNTALHRALSEAEQIVPVFVFDPKILSSPDVGGRRVAYLLACLDSLDKNLRHIGGRLILREGDPVTALRELAREAGAEAVFWNKDYEPFSLKRDAAVEAMCGSSGLAFRAFDDQCVHAPGTVLKQDGTPYTVFTPFSRAWKEKPEPSPWPRPKSIRVPGGLAGAALPTLESLGHRVDIELPPAGERAAHESMKAFLAEAVGTYKSQRDIPSVEGTSRLSPHLRFGTLSPRTVLAGARAALSRGVGPEAEIGVFVNELIWREFYKHILHHFPHVESGCFRKGYDALAWENDKSLFAAWCEGRTGYPIVDAGMRQLNQTGWMHNRLRMITASFLTKDLLIDWKWGERYFMKQLLDGDLAANNGGWQWAAGTGTDAQPYFRIFNPSSQTAKFDPEEKFIRRYVPEVDTPSYPRPVVVHSEQRDKALALYKTVRDAGL is encoded by the coding sequence ATGAAAACGGCATTGGTCTGGTTCCGGCGTGATCTGCGGTTGGAGGACAACACCGCCCTGCACCGTGCCTTGTCAGAGGCGGAGCAGATTGTCCCCGTGTTTGTCTTCGATCCCAAGATCCTGTCCTCGCCCGACGTCGGCGGGCGGCGGGTGGCCTACCTGCTGGCCTGTCTGGATTCGTTGGACAAGAACCTGCGCCACATCGGAGGCCGGCTGATCCTCAGGGAAGGTGACCCCGTGACCGCGCTGCGGGAATTGGCCCGGGAGGCCGGGGCCGAAGCGGTCTTTTGGAACAAGGACTATGAGCCCTTTTCGCTCAAGCGGGATGCGGCGGTGGAAGCCATGTGCGGATCGTCCGGCTTGGCTTTCCGGGCCTTTGACGATCAGTGCGTCCATGCCCCGGGCACGGTCCTGAAGCAGGACGGAACCCCCTACACCGTGTTCACGCCTTTTTCCCGGGCTTGGAAGGAAAAGCCCGAGCCTTCTCCCTGGCCAAGACCCAAATCCATCCGCGTGCCGGGTGGTCTGGCCGGGGCGGCCCTGCCCACCTTGGAAAGCCTGGGCCACCGCGTGGATATCGAGCTGCCCCCCGCGGGAGAGCGGGCGGCGCACGAGTCGATGAAAGCCTTCCTGGCGGAAGCGGTTGGCACTTACAAATCGCAGCGCGATATCCCCTCGGTGGAGGGCACCTCTCGCTTGTCACCCCACCTGCGGTTCGGGACCCTTTCGCCGCGAACCGTTCTGGCGGGCGCGCGCGCAGCCCTGAGCCGCGGGGTGGGGCCGGAGGCCGAGATCGGGGTCTTCGTTAACGAACTCATCTGGCGCGAGTTTTACAAACACATCCTCCATCATTTCCCCCATGTCGAGAGTGGTTGTTTCCGGAAGGGGTATGACGCCCTGGCGTGGGAGAATGATAAATCCCTTTTTGCCGCATGGTGCGAGGGCCGCACGGGCTACCCGATTGTTGATGCGGGCATGCGGCAGTTGAACCAGACCGGCTGGATGCACAACCGCCTGCGCATGATAACGGCCAGCTTCCTGACCAAGGACCTGCTCATCGATTGGAAGTGGGGTGAACGCTACTTCATGAAGCAGTTGCTCGACGGTGACCTGGCGGCCAACAACGGGGGTTGGCAATGGGCGGCGGGGACCGGGACCGACGCGCAACCCTATTTCCGGATCTTCAATCCTTCCAGCCAGACGGCCAAGTTCGACCCGGAGGAGAAGTTCATCCGTCGCTATGTTCCCGAGGTCGATACGCCCTCGTATCCGCGCCCGGTGGTGGTGCATTCCGAGCAACGGGACAAAGCACTCGCCTTGTACAAGACCGTGCGCGATGCCGGTCTGTAA
- a CDS encoding DUF1318 domain-containing protein, with translation MTPTQSLRRVLFLLPLVFLSCAPTVRLSTPDPVKIDVNMNVHVTTEAVKKSVDGDPGSYSPRQARRERMAELQALKNNRIVGEGNDGLIVLKEPPVDPAYQSYIARVVKEENADRQMILNDDAESKKQPVSVVARDFARRNREAAFPGEWVQQEDGTWIKR, from the coding sequence ATGACCCCTACCCAATCTTTACGCCGCGTGCTTTTCCTGCTGCCATTGGTTTTCCTCTCCTGCGCCCCCACCGTCAGGCTTTCCACCCCGGACCCGGTGAAAATCGACGTGAACATGAACGTCCACGTCACGACCGAGGCGGTGAAAAAGTCGGTCGACGGCGACCCCGGAAGCTATTCCCCGAGGCAGGCCCGGCGCGAGCGCATGGCCGAGTTGCAGGCTTTGAAGAACAACCGCATCGTCGGCGAGGGCAATGACGGCCTGATCGTGCTGAAGGAACCCCCGGTGGACCCTGCCTATCAATCTTATATCGCCCGGGTGGTCAAGGAGGAGAACGCCGACCGGCAGATGATCCTGAACGATGACGCCGAGTCCAAGAAACAGCCCGTTTCCGTGGTGGCGCGGGACTTCGCCCGCCGCAACCGCGAGGCCGCCTTCCCCGGCGAGTGGGTGCAGCAGGAAGATGGGACCTGGATCAAGCGGTAG
- a CDS encoding complex I NDUFA9 subunit family protein, which produces MILVTGGTGFVGRAIVRELHRRGHHARVLARHPESAAALRLQSETGCTLVAGSVTDPSSLQAAMTGVTGVIHLVGIIFERGSQTFSTIHAQGTRNLVDACHAAGVRRLLHMSASGTREHAVSAYHRTKWQGECAVRASGLDWTIFRPAVIYGPGDGFCSIFVRQMTPPLRWLTGGIIPMVGDGTTLMQPVHVDEVAGAFARALDTPASIGKTFELGGPPLPFRVVLETLARQNGVRIHPLAVPVEFAILGAWFIEAVSPWKIPTPGHVAMLEEDQQADTSPAAADLDFHPLPFAAGLARHISDAQP; this is translated from the coding sequence ATGATTTTGGTCACCGGTGGGACGGGTTTTGTCGGGCGGGCCATCGTACGCGAACTCCACCGCCGCGGACACCATGCCCGCGTTCTGGCCCGCCATCCGGAATCCGCCGCCGCCCTCCGATTGCAATCGGAAACCGGATGCACCCTGGTCGCAGGAAGCGTGACGGATCCATCTTCTCTGCAGGCGGCCATGACCGGTGTCACCGGCGTCATCCACCTGGTCGGCATCATCTTCGAGCGCGGCTCCCAGACTTTCTCCACCATCCACGCCCAGGGGACGCGCAACCTCGTCGATGCTTGCCACGCCGCCGGTGTCCGCCGCCTCCTGCACATGAGCGCCAGCGGGACGAGGGAGCATGCGGTTTCCGCTTACCATCGCACCAAATGGCAGGGGGAGTGCGCGGTGCGCGCCAGCGGACTCGATTGGACAATCTTCCGCCCGGCCGTCATCTACGGGCCGGGCGACGGATTTTGTTCCATCTTCGTCCGCCAAATGACCCCGCCCCTGCGCTGGCTGACCGGTGGGATCATCCCCATGGTCGGGGATGGCACCACCCTGATGCAACCGGTGCATGTGGATGAAGTGGCGGGGGCCTTTGCGCGCGCGCTCGACACTCCGGCCTCGATCGGAAAAACCTTCGAACTTGGGGGCCCTCCCTTGCCGTTCCGGGTGGTCCTCGAAACATTGGCCCGACAGAACGGGGTCCGCATCCACCCGTTGGCAGTTCCGGTGGAATTCGCCATCCTCGGGGCCTGGTTCATCGAAGCGGTCTCGCCGTGGAAAATCCCCACCCCCGGGCACGTGGCCATGCTGGAAGAAGACCAACAGGCCGACACTTCACCGGCCGCGGCCGATCTCGACTTCCATCCCCTGCCTTTTGCCGCAGGCCTGGCCCGGCACATCTCGGATGCCCAGCCTTAA
- a CDS encoding PfkB family carbohydrate kinase, with the protein MTDSRLARQTAERLIGSRAQLLKYNGLVGFDGFVDTIQEVVEQRQTATKYTAYKSMKDFGKKISEAAGKSANFEVVSTVEKIGGNGPIMAFALSTLGAPVEYVGMVGYPKVHPVFSEFAKRAKIHGISEPALTSALEFGDGKLMIGQHATVHEVSWETIKKKLGDKKFRQLWDASDFVAMVNWTMLPHMSALWKKILSEFKPIKEGKRKHLFFDLADPAKRIDADLTAALKTIAEFQQFHNVTLGLNESEANHVGKVLRLKSFPKNPKGYAAMAGAIREKLGLQTVVVHPVQYACGADATGEFFVNGPFTAKPKISTGAGDHFNAGLLIGQLLGLSLAHALQLAVANSGFYVRHAQSPNREQLVRFLQTL; encoded by the coding sequence ATGACTGACTCTCGCCTTGCCCGCCAAACAGCTGAACGCCTCATCGGATCACGCGCCCAGCTCCTGAAATACAACGGCCTGGTCGGCTTCGACGGCTTCGTTGACACCATCCAGGAAGTGGTGGAGCAGCGGCAGACCGCCACCAAATACACCGCCTACAAGTCCATGAAGGACTTCGGCAAGAAAATCAGCGAGGCCGCCGGGAAAAGCGCCAACTTCGAAGTCGTCTCCACGGTGGAAAAGATCGGGGGCAACGGCCCCATCATGGCCTTCGCCCTCAGCACCCTCGGCGCCCCGGTCGAATACGTCGGCATGGTCGGCTACCCCAAGGTCCACCCCGTCTTCTCCGAGTTCGCCAAGCGCGCCAAAATCCACGGCATTTCCGAGCCCGCCCTGACCTCGGCCCTCGAATTCGGCGACGGCAAACTGATGATCGGCCAGCACGCCACCGTCCATGAAGTGAGCTGGGAAACGATCAAGAAAAAACTCGGCGACAAGAAATTCCGCCAACTTTGGGACGCATCCGACTTTGTCGCCATGGTCAACTGGACCATGCTCCCCCACATGTCCGCCCTGTGGAAAAAGATCCTGAGCGAGTTCAAGCCGATCAAGGAAGGCAAGCGCAAGCACCTCTTCTTCGACCTGGCCGATCCGGCCAAGCGCATCGACGCCGACCTCACCGCCGCCCTCAAGACCATCGCGGAATTCCAACAGTTCCACAACGTCACCCTCGGACTGAACGAAAGCGAAGCCAACCACGTCGGCAAGGTGCTCCGACTGAAATCCTTCCCCAAAAACCCCAAAGGCTACGCCGCCATGGCCGGCGCCATCCGGGAAAAACTCGGCCTTCAGACGGTCGTCGTCCACCCGGTCCAGTATGCCTGCGGCGCCGATGCCACCGGTGAATTCTTCGTCAACGGTCCCTTCACCGCCAAGCCCAAGATCAGCACCGGTGCAGGCGACCACTTCAATGCCGGCCTGCTCATCGGGCAACTCCTCGGCCTCAGCCTGGCCCACGCCCTCCAACTGGCCGTGGCCAACTCGGGCTTCTACGTCCGCCACGCCCAGAGCCCGAACCGCGAGCAACTCGTCCGCTTCCTGCAGACGCTCTGA
- the purH gene encoding bifunctional phosphoribosylaminoimidazolecarboxamide formyltransferase/IMP cyclohydrolase, giving the protein MKNALLSVSDKSGLLEFAQFLAARNVRLLSTGGTAKMLREAGLAVTDVSDFTGFPEMMDGRVKTLHPKVHGGLLHLRDHKEHVAQAEAHGIEPIDLVVVNLYPFEQTLAKKGVEHDELIENIDIGGPSMLRSAAKNYRSVTVVVDPADYARVRAEIEASGDTSPVTREKLAAKVFRHTSRYDALIGQYLTSKAEPETKALQESFTVGHRLAQPLRYGENPHQKAALYGPFHDFFKQIHGKELSYNNIIDISAAVQLIGDFQGDEPALAILKHTNPCGAATGNSLKEAWEKAFATDRQAPFGGIIVVNKPMDASCAEAIAEIFSEVIIAPSYTEEARAVLMKKKNLRLIENHYAAAAGAYDFKSVTGGMLVQESDTIAASETDWKIVTERQPTAEEMKALRFGWRVVKHVKSNAIVYAAHDRTLGIGAGQMSRVDSSRIAVWKAGEAGLSLEGSIIASDAFFPFPDGIEAAAGAGATAAIQPGGSVKDAEVIAAANKAGMAMVLTGRRHFRH; this is encoded by the coding sequence ATGAAAAACGCCCTCCTCTCCGTCTCCGACAAATCCGGCTTGCTCGAATTCGCGCAATTCCTGGCCGCGCGCAACGTCCGCCTGCTGTCCACCGGGGGCACGGCAAAAATGCTGCGCGAGGCGGGCCTGGCCGTCACCGATGTCTCGGACTTCACCGGCTTTCCGGAAATGATGGACGGCCGCGTCAAAACGCTCCACCCCAAGGTGCACGGAGGACTGCTCCACCTCCGCGACCACAAAGAACACGTCGCCCAGGCGGAAGCCCACGGCATCGAACCCATCGACCTCGTCGTGGTCAACCTCTACCCCTTCGAACAAACCCTGGCCAAGAAAGGCGTGGAGCACGACGAACTGATCGAAAACATCGACATCGGCGGACCTTCCATGCTCCGCAGTGCGGCCAAGAACTACCGCAGCGTCACGGTCGTCGTCGATCCGGCCGATTACGCCAGGGTGCGGGCCGAAATCGAGGCCTCCGGTGACACCAGCCCGGTCACGCGCGAAAAACTGGCCGCCAAAGTCTTCCGCCACACTTCACGCTACGACGCCCTCATCGGCCAATACCTGACCTCCAAGGCCGAGCCCGAGACGAAAGCCCTGCAGGAATCATTCACCGTCGGTCACCGCCTGGCCCAGCCCCTGCGCTACGGGGAAAACCCCCACCAGAAAGCCGCGCTTTACGGCCCATTCCACGACTTCTTCAAGCAGATCCACGGCAAGGAACTTTCCTACAACAACATCATCGACATCTCGGCCGCCGTGCAATTGATAGGCGATTTTCAAGGGGACGAGCCCGCACTGGCGATCCTCAAGCACACCAATCCCTGTGGTGCGGCCACCGGAAACTCACTCAAAGAAGCGTGGGAGAAAGCCTTCGCCACCGACCGCCAGGCCCCCTTCGGCGGGATCATCGTTGTCAACAAACCGATGGACGCCTCTTGCGCCGAGGCCATCGCGGAAATTTTCTCCGAAGTCATCATCGCCCCCTCTTACACCGAGGAGGCCCGGGCCGTGTTGATGAAAAAGAAGAACCTGCGCCTGATCGAAAACCATTACGCGGCAGCAGCGGGGGCCTATGATTTCAAATCCGTCACCGGCGGCATGTTGGTGCAGGAATCCGACACCATCGCGGCGAGCGAGACCGATTGGAAAATCGTCACAGAGCGCCAACCCACCGCCGAGGAAATGAAAGCCCTCCGCTTCGGCTGGCGCGTGGTCAAGCACGTGAAGTCGAATGCCATTGTTTACGCCGCGCACGACCGCACGCTCGGCATCGGGGCCGGCCAAATGAGCCGCGTGGATAGTTCGCGTATCGCTGTGTGGAAAGCGGGCGAGGCCGGCCTTTCCCTCGAGGGCAGCATCATCGCCTCGGATGCGTTTTTCCCCTTCCCCGACGGCATCGAGGCCGCGGCAGGTGCCGGAGCGACCGCGGCCATCCAACCGGGCGGAAGCGTGAAGGATGCCGAAGTCATCGCGGCCGCCAACAAGGCCGGCATGGCCATGGTCCTAACCGGGCGGCGCCACTTCCGGCATTGA